CCGGGTTTACCGATTTAAGATACAGGTTATCATGCGGATGAATGATGTTATCCGAATTTTTTTCTGTCACTTTATCCCAGTCATCACTTTTAAGAAGCGGAGCATACAAATCCCTAAGCTTTCCTTTTTGCATCAAAGAATATTCCTGCAATGCCGCAATCGTTTCTACATTCTTGTAATATTCTAAAATACTGTCATTTACCTGTTTGTTGCGTATCAGTCTCCATTCGCCTGTATTCCGCAATTGAAAAATAGTTCTTTGGTTTACAAAATTTTTAATCCCCAACTGGCGAATTAAAAAGCGGAAGTCAACATAAATGTCATTTGCTTTTGTTTTTAGCGTAACATTTTTCAGTAGTAGCTTTAACGAATCAGATACATTTATATCCATCTGAATCCAGTCTGATAATGCCGGCAAATTCTTTTGATCCTGGCTCAGGTCTTCATAAAAAGATTGTATATACACTTTTTCATGGTTGTGCTCAACAAAACTTTCTCTTATTTGCTCGGCAAAAAATCCCATCGTTACCGCCAGAAATATCATTAAAAATTCCAGAAAATATTCTTTCCACTTTTTGGGTTGGTGGTGCAGGTCGGGATGATGATGTACTTCCATTTATTTTTTTAAAATTTATATGCTTTTGTGTTACCTGAATAGTTTCCAGTAAACGCACAAATAAGTCGAATTCCTATTTTTTAAATTCCGTTTGTCTGCCCTTACTGGCAAGAATGGAGCATGGCCTTTGTGCGTAAACTTCTTTTGCTTGATTATATTATACTCAATCTCAGAAATAGTAGTTTTATTTTTATTTCAAAGATATTCATTTAGCACAAGAAACTCACGCAGATTTCTGCGCCTCATTATTGCTCCAGTTGGGGGCTAGAAATAGAACACTTAAGCAAGTGCTTTTACTTTGTTTCGATTCCTGCGAACACGAACCGAGGCAGTAAAATAAAAAGCCTGTAACCCTTACTTCAAAAGGCCTAATGGTTCCCATCGGTAGGAAGGTAGCGATTATTTCGCTACCTGACCTCCCACACCACCGTACGTACGGTTCCGTATAGGGCGGTTCTATTAACTTTTACGTTGGAGAACTACTTTCCTGAGAAGCTGTGTAGACTTTATAGGCATCTACGAGGCTAAAAAGTCGTAGCTCATCAAAATATTTCTTAGGAAATGCGAGATTCATGTGTGAGGCACCGGAGTTGAACCACGGTCCACGCTGATTAAAGGCAGAGCGAACTGCATGCTCCTCGGATAGCCCACCTTTACGGAGTTTCAAGAATCTTGTCCAATTGCGTTTCCATTGTCGCCAAAGGATGTTGCGTAAGCGGTGTCGAATCCATTCGTCCAAATCACGGGTGAGGGATTTCATATCTGCTGGGCGGTAATAGTTAAACCAACCTCGTATAACGGGATTAAGATCGTTGTGGATAAATCCAGGTAAACTACGCCCACGGCCTTGATGGAATAGGTCTCTAAGTGTATCCTTTAAACGAGTAACGCTTTTAGGAGCAACTCGAATACCCATTTGTTTTCCCTTCTTATAATAGAAGGAGAAACCGAGAAACTTCCGTTTTACCGGTCTGTCGACCTTACTCTTTTCCTTGTTTACTTTCAGTTTCATCTTTTTCTCGACAAAATTCTGAATGGAGGCGGCAGCCCTATCACCTGCTCTTTTCGTCTTCACATACACATTAACATCATCAGCATAACGGCAAAATCGATGGCCGCGTTTTTCCAATTCTTTGTCTAGTTCATCGAGCACGATATTAGACAAGAGTGGACTACAAGGGGACCCTTGTGGAGAGCCCTTTGATCGATCTTCAATTAGTCCATCTTTCATCATTCCGGCAGTTAAATATCCATGGATGAGTTTGTGAATTTCTCGTTCTCCCGGCGTTTTTAGCATGATTTTGCTCATTAGTCTATCGTGAGGAATGGCTAATTGTTCCCCTTACTGGGCCAATAGGGATCTTTCATCCCCTAGAAATGCACCATGCCAGGCGCACTACAGAAAAAGCAGGCGTTCTGCCTGCCCTCTCATCAATAAAATATATACGATAACTCCATAAAGCGAATGGTGACCAAAGCTTCCGTTCAACAGGGATTTCATTTCTTGCCCGTTGGGTAAAACGAATCTTAGTTATTATATGCCGTTTTTTTACTATTCAGCATCCTCTTTTTTTAGCTTTTCAATCAGTTTATAGATGTGAGAACCTAATTTGGTTGGATAATTTTCTTGTGGTTGGTCAAGATTTTTCGCTCTTGACACAGCATTGTCAATATGAGGTAGAAAATCCTCTGTTTTAAGATTTGTCTTATTATAGGAGCCAACAATTTCGACAATTTTTGTTTCTGTGTAATTTCGGTTGCCTGTTTTCTTATTTTTAAAAAGTAACTCCAATACTTCCTCATTATATTCTTGAATATCTTTGATGTGTAGAAGTAGCCAAAACTCAAAACACGGATTGCTTACCGCAACAAACATATTTTCCAAGGCATTGCAGGCTTCAATTATTTTTGGAATATTTTTCCATCTATCGGTATCGATAATCATCCAAAGTTCATCTTCTTTCTTAAAATTGAACTCGTCTTTTGCCTCTTTCTTTAACTTACTAAATACGTGATTGGGTGCACTATTAGTGTCATCCATCTCACGTTTTAATAAATGTAAGTAAATCAATTCGTCTTTAAATTTGTTTGAGTTCTTAAATTCGGAAAAGTATTTTTCTTCGGTTATGTTGCCCTCAAAAGCCAATACAAATATTTTCTCCCTTTCGGTAGTGTTACTTTCTCTGAAAAATTCTTCTCTTTCTCGTGGCATAGCAAAAATTTTACTTGTTAATTACTGTAAGCTTATTTCTGTTGCCAATTCGTGGTATAGCTTTAAATCTTCCCAATAGGTAGTCTTTCCGAATTTCTTTATCAAATCGCACATTGTACTCTTCGAGAGAATGAAGACGTGAAGCTCCGTAATTATCCTTGACAGCAAACCAAATTTCATCTTTTCTCAATAGTTTTTGAGTTAATAACGATGATTCGTGGCTTGCTAAAATCAATTGACTATTTATTCCTGTTGATTTTGATAAAAACAAATCTAATAAGTCATAAATCAAATTCGGATGCAAACTTCTTTCCATTTCATCTATGATGAAAACATTATCTCCTTTCAACAAGTCCATTAATAATGGAATGAAGTCCATTATTCTATTTGTGCCGTCTGACTCATTACTTGTGTCAAATTTTTCAGGGTTGTTAGCATTTTTCACTTTGTGCTTTGTCATAAATTTTTCAGTTACAATATCATTATTCTTAACTGACAAAAAGTATGTGGTATTCCCTTTTGAGATTATAGAAGCTCTAATGTTTTCAGATTTTTTACTTAATAAATCTTCCCTTATTTTCTCCAATAAAGGTTTAGGAATATCTATATTTTCAGAATCAACCTTTTCAAGACAAACACCATCAATTCCTGTGTCAAAGTAGGATAAAAATTCTTCAAAAGTGGTAAGCAATTCTACGTCCTGCTTTAATTCGAACTTTAATCCCTCGTTATATTTATCATCAGGAAATATTACTTTTAATGAGTTTTGAAACCAATCAATAACATTAAGTAAGTCGTCAATTTTAGATACGTTCTCTCTAACTTTTCTTGTTCTGATTTCTGTTAAAAAAAGTTGGTTGTTAGGCGTTCCTTTTGCTATAAAACGAAGAAATTGTTTTTCCTCCTCTTTTTTTAGTTTTTGTAAAATATAGTTTAGGTCAAATAATTCCTTATTTGAAAAATTTCTCTCAAAAATTTTAATCTCTTTTTTTGCTCCAATTTCATAAAGCCATTCTTCTTTAATTAGCTCGTTATTGAATATGAAACCATAAGCATAATTTTTGCCTTTATGCTGTATTTCATATTCAATCCTCGAATCATTTATATTAGACTGTTTGTCAAGTCTAAACTTTTGATAGTCTATTGGTTTTTCAGGCTTATTTCCTCTTAAAACCATTTTTTTACCAAAATCAATAGCCTTAATTAAATTGGATTTGCCCGAAGCGTTTGCACCAAATAGAACAGCCGTTTTCAAAACAGAAATACCATTAAGTTTCGAAGTCTTATGGTCTGCCTTTAAACTGCCTTTACCTGGTAGCATAGAAAATTTTTGCCTATCGCTAAATGACAAAAAATTCTCAACTGAAAATCTTATTAGCATAACTTTTGTGCTTTAACGGCACGAATGTAGTGATTTTTTCACAACTTGCAAGCCTTTTGAATGTTAAAGTAATACGGCTTTGAGGTGATAGTTTAAAAAAGAATTCCACCATCCTAAAGTTCTTCTTTAGTAAAGTTGTCTTGCAAGGATAGTCACTCTTTAAAATGGCATATAAGGGCAGTCTGTGAAAAAAATACCCACAAACTTTTCCAAATATAAATGAAATTTTGTATCTTCATGTTATAACTAGTGTCTGCCCGAAAACTCCACAATCCTTATACTGCCATAGTTGCAGCTGAAAATAAGTGTCGAATAATTTCTCAGAGATGTTGATTCTATTGGGGTTTGGGCATAATATTTGCCGGATATTCGCTACAAAAACGATACATTTTGCGTCAAAGATTTGAACAACAATTAGACTTTCGCATCACGGCAATTAGCGAGATTAAAATATCTACCAAAAGCCGGGACGAACTACCACCAACGCTAAGAGCTTTGCAATATATTTTTGTAACGCCTGCCATAAACGAAAAAATATTTTTGCTATTGGAACAAAAAATTTGCGCGGGGAAAAAGAAAATCGGCAGGCCGGGGATGGATTTGTGGCATGTGCTGGTATTGGCTGTAATCCGCCATGCACTTGACACCAACTGGGATAGGCTAACCCATATTTCCAACTACGATATACTCGTTCGCAACATTTTAGGTGTGCTACCGACCCTAGAGGAAAATGAATTTGAGTACCAAAATATATTGGACAATGTGAGCCAAATAGATGATGAAATGTTGCAAAAAATAAACGACATAGTCGTAGAGGCAGGGCAGCAATTAGTAAAAAAAAGGAAACAAAAGAACCCTTACATTTAAAAACAGATAGCTACGCTTTGGAAACCAATGTACACTTTCCAACCGATTTAAATTTACTTTGGGATAGCTGTCGTAAAAGTATTGATACCGTGTCAAAGTTGCATCAATACACCGTTATATCAGGATGGAGGAAAATAAAAGGCATTCGCAAAACCATAAAATCGCAATTTAGAGCTACTTCACATCAAGTATTTAAAGGCAAAAATGAAGCTCAGAAAAAGGCGATTGTAAAACAATATCTGCAACAAGCAAAACAAGTAGAACAAAAATGCGATTAGCAGATTTAAAATACTACAACGACTGCATTAAACTATTTTCAAATCAGATAGAACGCAGAATCCTCAAGCGCGAAGCGATACCATCCGATGAAAAGATATACTCTATTTTTGAACCCCACAGCAATTGGATAAGCAAAGGCAAAGCACACAAAAAAGTAGAGATAGGCGAGTTGATATTAATCACTACTGATCAATATCAATACATTGTAGATTACAAAATAATGTTTGGGCAAAAGGATGCAACGCAGATACCCTCGCTATTGCAGCGAATAGAAGAAAAATATGAATACCGGGAAATATACAGCCATAGTTTTGACAAAGGCTATTGGAGCAAGCATAATTGGACATTATTGGAAACCGGTAAAATACAAAATCCGGTATTGCCCAAGCGGGGCAAACCCAATAAGGCAGAAGTAGAACGTGAAGCCGGCAAAGGCTTTAAGCAGCTTCGCAATAAACACAGTGCGGTAGAAAGCAACATCAATATGCTGGAGCATCACGGATTAAACCGATGCAGAGATAAAGGCATCACAGGCTTCAAACGCTGTGTGGGATTGAGTATTTTGGCCTACAACCTGCATATAATGGGCAACCAACTACAGGCCATTGAAAAAGCAAAAGCAAAAGCAAAAAAGAAGCTGCTGCTCTTACGGGGAGTAGCCGCCTAAAATACAATTCCACAAAGGATACCAATGGGATAGCTATGTCCTGTTCATAAAAATTCAGCCCAAAATTCACTAAAAAAATTCCGTTAATCATTTTATGGAACGAAAACGGTTTTTATGAATTAAAATATTCCACATATATCTAATATTATTTTCAAAATAAAGCGTTTTCTTGCAGACACTATATAATATTGGTATAGCAAACTATATGGGGGTTTTACTTCAGCAATATTTTAAAGATAAATCATAAATTGGTTTGCAGGTACTGTGGCAATGAAGGAAGCCGCTTAAAGATGAAAGCAATCATTCATGCTTATTTATTCATTCTCTTGAAAAAATAATAAAAAGGTATGCTTGTTAACATTAACCCCAAACCTATAAAGGAGAGTTTTGGCTGATTGATAAATGTACTGATTAATAACCCAATCGAGAATAAGATAAATATTATTGGCGCCCAAGGATAACAGGCTACTATCTCTTTTATGGCTCCATTTCTCTTCATTTTTATAAGTCCAACAGCTAGCAACGCATAAAAAAGAAAACCGGAAAAAATAGCCATATCGGTAAGCTTATCGAAGGTGCCAGAAACAACGAGTATCATTCCCCATACCATGGAATAGATTAAAGCCATATAAGGCGTTCTGTAAACAGGATGCACTTTTGCGGCTGATTTAAAGAAGGCTTTTTCTTGCGCCATCCTAAAATAAAGTCGTGCATAGAAAATGATCACCACATTTAAAGTACCTAAAGAACTAAGCATAATTAAAAACGAAATCAAAGTTTTACCACCATTACCCAATATGCTGCTTGCCATAGCAGTTGCAGCAATATTGTTTTCACTTAACCCGGCTATCTGTTTCAATCCAAGTGTTTTAATATAGGCATAATTCACCAACAAGTAAAGGACAATAACAATACTCACCCCTGTAATAATTGCCATTGCCACATTGCGCTTAGGGTTTTTAATTTCGCCTGTTACAAATCCAACATTGGCAAAACCATCATAAGCCCAAAAGGCACTCAACATAGCACCGAAGAAAATGCTAATTGTTCCTGTTTTTTCGGATACAACCAACTGCATTGTATTGTTGGGTTCTAAACGACCAAAAAAGAATAGACCTAAGACGATTAAAAAAAGTATTCCCAATATTTTAGTACCGGTAACAATATTGTTCAATAGGGTTCCTTTTTTTACACCTCGGTAATTGAGCCAAGTCAAAAGAGCGATAGCGGCAAGTGCCAAGATTTTTATTCCTGAATCAGCAAATGGGAAAATAAAATCGCCGATAGAAAGGTCTTTAAAATGAGCCAAAGGATTGGGAAGTGGAATAATACTATTAACTGATTGGGCAAAAATAAAGGCAATCGCTGCCATAGAACCACTACAGAAAATGGTAAATCCCGTCCAACCTAAAAAGAATGCGGAGAAATTGCCAAAACATAAGCGCATGTATTCATACATCCCCCCTGAAACAGTGGTAAGCTTTGATAAGCCGGCTATCGTAAAAGCACCTAAAAGCGTAATAATACCGGCAAGAATCCAGGCAGCTATAATATACCATTCATTCAACCCGGTTTGTGCCATCGGCACTATCTTTTTAAAAACGCCGGTTCCAATGATATTTCCTGCAACCAACAAGATAGCAGTTGTAAGGCCAATTGCACGATTGAGCGGTATCTTGGTTTGGTCGGTTATTTCCGGCATTTCATTCATAAGTATAGTTTTGAATTTATAAGTTGGTAAAGAATACCTTGAGAAATTGAGGTTATAATTACTACCAGCCGCAAACATTGCTCAATTTATAATAAAATCTGGAGTTTCCCCAAAATTTCCTCGATTATTTCTACACCTTAGTGTCGGCGGAGGTTTAGGCGGGATTAGAAGTGTAAGCATATTATTTTTCAAGCATTTGGTTTGTCTGCCAATTTTTGTGTTGAAAAAAGATTCCTCAAAAAAATGCATCCACTTTCGTATAATGCAGTATCAATAAACATTTAACTACGATTATGGATGCAAACTCTTCTGCTATCAGCCGTTTCAAGGCACAAGCTAATAAATTTTCGGGAATCTTGAGCAAGGGCTTAGGCAAAACTACCGGTAGGCTTATCAAAGAGCTTATTTACGGCATACAGGCTTGCAAAGACATTAAAATATCCAACATAGCCCGAAGCCTGCAAGAGGATATTAAACTGATAAAAACGGAGGATAGGCTGTGCCGGAATTTGGCAGCCGAAGATTTTAGTAATCATATCAACGAACAAATCATCCGCCTTGGCGATGATAAAATTACTGATGAAATGGTAATAGCCATTGATTTAAGCGATCCCAACTTTGACGTAGAAATGATTTGTAGAAAAATAGCAATGAGCCATACTGCGCTTTACAAAAAGGTAAAATCTATCACTGGACTTACTATTAACGAAATTGTCAAAAACGTTCGGTTAAAAAGGGCGGCAGCTTTGTTGGCAGAAAACAATTATACTGTTTACGAAGTCGCTGATATGGTGGGCTATAATGACAGTAAGTACTTTAGCCGAGAATTTAAAAAGAAGTTTGGCATTTCTCCAAAGGATTCAAAAAAACGACCCGATTAGCCCTATCTATTAATTGTTTAAAGGGATGAATTCCAGCAAAAAATTAGCTACTTTTGCAGCACTTAAAATGTTGAAATAATGGCGAAAGTAAATGTAGGTCTTGTGCAGATGTCTTGCACCGGCAGCAAAGAAGCAAATCTGCAAAAAGCAATTGAAAAAACAAGAGAAGCTGCGGCCAAAGGAGCACAGATAGTGTGCTTACAAGAACTTTTTACTTCTTTATATTTTTGTGATGTAGAAGACTACGAAAATTTTAAACTGGCAGAATCTATTCCCGGAGCATCTACCGATGCATTAAGCGAAGTTGCTAAAGAATTAGGGGTGGTAATCATCGCTTCACTCTTTGAAAAAAGAGCACAAGGGCTTTATCATAATACTACGGCCGTTTTAGATGCTGATGGAAAATATTTGGGCAAATACCGCAAGATGCATATTCCTGACGATCCGGCATTTTACGAAAAGTTTTATTTTACACCGGGGGATTTAGGCTATAAGGTATTTGAAACAAAGTTTGCCAAAATTGGTGTGCTTATCTGCTGGGATCAATGGTACCCGGAAGCAGCACGTATAACGGCTTTGATGGGTGCAGAGATCCTGTTTTATCCTACCGCCATTGGCTGGGCAACTACTC
The Arachidicoccus soli DNA segment above includes these coding regions:
- a CDS encoding group II intron maturase-specific domain-containing protein — encoded protein: MSKIMLKTPGEREIHKLIHGYLTAGMMKDGLIEDRSKGSPQGSPCSPLLSNIVLDELDKELEKRGHRFCRYADDVNVYVKTKRAGDRAAASIQNFVEKKMKLKVNKEKSKVDRPVKRKFLGFSFYYKKGKQMGIRVAPKSVTRLKDTLRDLFHQGRGRSLPGFIHNDLNPVIRGWFNYYRPADMKSLTRDLDEWIRHRLRNILWRQWKRNWTRFLKLRKGGLSEEHAVRSAFNQRGPWFNSGASHMNLAFPKKYFDELRLFSLVDAYKVYTASQESSSPT
- a CDS encoding RloB family protein, which produces MPREREEFFRESNTTEREKIFVLAFEGNITEEKYFSEFKNSNKFKDELIYLHLLKREMDDTNSAPNHVFSKLKKEAKDEFNFKKEDELWMIIDTDRWKNIPKIIEACNALENMFVAVSNPCFEFWLLLHIKDIQEYNEEVLELLFKNKKTGNRNYTETKIVEIVGSYNKTNLKTEDFLPHIDNAVSRAKNLDQPQENYPTKLGSHIYKLIEKLKKEDAE
- a CDS encoding AAA family ATPase encodes the protein MLPGKGSLKADHKTSKLNGISVLKTAVLFGANASGKSNLIKAIDFGKKMVLRGNKPEKPIDYQKFRLDKQSNINDSRIEYEIQHKGKNYAYGFIFNNELIKEEWLYEIGAKKEIKIFERNFSNKELFDLNYILQKLKKEEEKQFLRFIAKGTPNNQLFLTEIRTRKVRENVSKIDDLLNVIDWFQNSLKVIFPDDKYNEGLKFELKQDVELLTTFEEFLSYFDTGIDGVCLEKVDSENIDIPKPLLEKIREDLLSKKSENIRASIISKGNTTYFLSVKNNDIVTEKFMTKHKVKNANNPEKFDTSNESDGTNRIMDFIPLLMDLLKGDNVFIIDEMERSLHPNLIYDLLDLFLSKSTGINSQLILASHESSLLTQKLLRKDEIWFAVKDNYGASRLHSLEEYNVRFDKEIRKDYLLGRFKAIPRIGNRNKLTVINK
- a CDS encoding APC family permease encodes the protein MNEMPEITDQTKIPLNRAIGLTTAILLVAGNIIGTGVFKKIVPMAQTGLNEWYIIAAWILAGIITLLGAFTIAGLSKLTTVSGGMYEYMRLCFGNFSAFFLGWTGFTIFCSGSMAAIAFIFAQSVNSIIPLPNPLAHFKDLSIGDFIFPFADSGIKILALAAIALLTWLNYRGVKKGTLLNNIVTGTKILGILFLIVLGLFFFGRLEPNNTMQLVVSEKTGTISIFFGAMLSAFWAYDGFANVGFVTGEIKNPKRNVAMAIITGVSIVIVLYLLVNYAYIKTLGLKQIAGLSENNIAATAMASSILGNGGKTLISFLIMLSSLGTLNVVIIFYARLYFRMAQEKAFFKSAAKVHPVYRTPYMALIYSMVWGMILVVSGTFDKLTDMAIFSGFLFYALLAVGLIKMKRNGAIKEIVACYPWAPIIFILFSIGLLISTFINQPKLSFIGLGLMLTSIPFYYFFKRMNK
- a CDS encoding AraC family transcriptional regulator gives rise to the protein MDANSSAISRFKAQANKFSGILSKGLGKTTGRLIKELIYGIQACKDIKISNIARSLQEDIKLIKTEDRLCRNLAAEDFSNHINEQIIRLGDDKITDEMVIAIDLSDPNFDVEMICRKIAMSHTALYKKVKSITGLTINEIVKNVRLKRAAALLAENNYTVYEVADMVGYNDSKYFSREFKKKFGISPKDSKKRPD
- a CDS encoding carbon-nitrogen hydrolase, with the protein product MAKVNVGLVQMSCTGSKEANLQKAIEKTREAAAKGAQIVCLQELFTSLYFCDVEDYENFKLAESIPGASTDALSEVAKELGVVIIASLFEKRAQGLYHNTTAVLDADGKYLGKYRKMHIPDDPAFYEKFYFTPGDLGYKVFETKFAKIGVLICWDQWYPEAARITALMGAEILFYPTAIGWATTQDEATNKEQYEGWQTIQRSHAVANGLHVVSVNRVGFEQDGLMKFWGGSFVANPFGALLYKASHEEEETTVVELDLAKSDHYRTHWPFMRDRRIDSYAPIVKRFIDED